The following are encoded in a window of Brevibacillus sp. DP1.3A genomic DNA:
- a CDS encoding sulfurtransferase TusA family protein, which yields MSVQSNFSADKTLDCKGLACPMPVVRTKKAMEEMLPGQVMEVQATDKGSVADLKSWANNTGHEFLGTIQEGEVWKHFLRKASTHEVKEETNFLRTISNEELQKKLEANEKLTLIDVREPAEYAFHRIPIAISIPLGVLEQRMDELQPDDDIYLICRSGKRSDMACQLLAEKGFTKITNVVPGMSGWNGPVEKQ from the coding sequence ATGTCCGTACAATCGAATTTTTCTGCTGATAAAACGTTAGATTGCAAAGGCTTGGCATGTCCAATGCCTGTCGTACGCACAAAAAAAGCGATGGAAGAGATGTTACCGGGTCAAGTGATGGAGGTACAGGCGACGGATAAAGGGTCAGTGGCTGACCTGAAGAGCTGGGCAAACAATACGGGTCATGAATTTTTGGGCACGATTCAGGAGGGGGAAGTATGGAAGCATTTCCTGCGAAAAGCGAGTACCCATGAGGTGAAGGAGGAGACGAACTTCCTGCGGACCATTTCTAATGAAGAACTACAAAAAAAGCTGGAAGCCAACGAGAAGCTAACGCTCATTGATGTGCGGGAACCGGCAGAATACGCTTTTCACCGCATTCCTATAGCCATTTCAATACCCCTGGGAGTATTAGAGCAGCGCATGGATGAGTTACAGCCCGATGACGACATCTATCTCATCTGCCGATCTGGCAAACGCAGCGACATGGCTTGCCAGTTGCTGGCCGAAAAAGGTTTTACCAAAATCACCAATGTAGTACCGGGTATGTCCGGCTGGAATGGCCCGGTAGAAAAACAATAA